A window of Callospermophilus lateralis isolate mCalLat2 chromosome 13, mCalLat2.hap1, whole genome shotgun sequence contains these coding sequences:
- the Atf3 gene encoding cyclic AMP-dependent transcription factor ATF-3, whose product MMLQHPGQVSASEVSASAIVPCLSPPGSLVFEDFANLTPFVKEELRFAIQNKHLCHRMSSALESVTVSDRPLEMSVTKAEVAPEEDERKKRRRERNKIAAAKCRNKKKEKTECLQKESEKLESVNAELKAQIEELKNEKQHLIYMLNLHRPTCIVRAQNGRTPEDERNLFIQQIKEGTLQS is encoded by the exons ATGATGCTTCAACACCCAGGCCAGGTCTCTGCCTCGGAAGTCAGTGCCTCCGCCATCGTCCCCTGCCTGTCCCCTCCTGGGTCACTGGTATTTGAGGATTTTGCTAACCTGACACCCTTTGTCAAGGAAGAGCTGAGGTTTGCCATCCAGAACAAGCACCTCTGTCATCGGATGTCCTCTGCACTGGAGTCAGTCACCGTCAGCGACAGACCCCTGGAGATGTCAGTCACAAAAGCTGAG GTAGCTCCTGAGGAAGATGAAAGGAAAAAGAGGCGACGGGAAAGGAATAAGATTGCAGCCGCCAAGTGCCGAAACAAGAAAAAGGAGAAGACGGAGTGCCTGCAGAAA GAGTCAGAGAAGCTGGAGAGTGTGAATGCCGAACTGAAGGCCCAAATTGAGGAGCTGAAGAATGAGAAGCAGCATTTGATATACATGCTCAACCTGCATCGGCCCACGTGTATTGTCCGGGCTCAGAATGGGCGGACTCCAGAAGATGAGAGAAACCTCTTTATCCAACAGATAAAAGAAGGAACACTGCAGAGCTAA